CCCGTTGCCCCCAGGCGGTGGTCCACTGGTGCGGGTGTCCTCAGTGGACCTGTCCGGACTGGACCCGCGGGTGGCGGAGGCGGAGTTCGTGCTGGCGTCCGATGTGGACAACCCGCTGCTCGGGGAGCGCGGCGCGGCCCACGTCTACGGCCCGCAGAAGGGCGCCGACCCCGAGCAGGTGCGGTTGCTGGACGAGGCCCTGGCGAACTGGGCGCGCGCGGTGCTGGCCGCGGGCGGTCGCGACGTGGCGGACCAGTCGGGTGCCGGGGCGGCCGGCGGTGTCGGGTACGGGGCGCTGGCCGTGCTCGGCGCCCGGATGCGGCCCGGGGTCGACGTGGTGCTGGAGCTGATCGGCTTCGACCGCCAGCTGGACGGGGCCGGCCTGGTGGTCATCGGGGAGGGCTCGCTCGACGAGCAGACCCTGCACGGCAAGGGGCCGGCCGGGGTCGCGGCCCGGGCCCGCGCGGCGGGCGTGCCGGTGGTGGCGGTGGCGGGACGGTCGGAGCTGTCCCCGGAGCGCCTCCGCGAGGCGGGCATCGAGGCGGTCTACACCCTCACCGAGGTCGAACCGGACCCGCAGCGCTGCATCCGCGACGCCGCCACCCTCCTGCCCGCCCTGGGCGAACGCATCGCCGAGAACCACCTCTGAGCTGGCCCCTCCGCCCGCGGTGCCGGCCGGCGCGGTGAGGGCTGTGCGCCTGGCACCGTGCGCGGCCCTCGTCGCTCGGTGCCCGTCTTGCTCCGCGGTTGCGTTCCGGACGCGACGCCGATGGAGATCGGACGCCTGGTTCCCATCGGGATCGCGTACCCGTGGGGCTCGCGGTGCCGGTGACGGGGCCGCGGTCGGTGTGTCGCCGGGGTCTTGACCCGTCCGAGGTTCTCGGTGAGGATTTCGGTCAACGGTAAGTATACTTCACAATCCGGAAAACATGCGGTCGTGAGGTCTTGACCGGAGCCGCGCCAGGTTCAACACTCTGTTGAACCGCCGAGTCCAGGAGGTACCGAGGTGTCCGAGGCAGCCACCGGGGCGTACGACGTCGTGTTCCGCGCGCGACGGCTCATCGGCCCGAACGGGGAGACGTCCGGCAGCGTCGGCGTGCGCGACGGTCGCATCGCCGCCGTCGAGCCGTTCGACGCCCAGCTCGACGCCGCGCGCACCGTCGAGCTCGCCGCGGACGAGGTGCTGCTGCCCGGGCTGGTCGACACCCACGTGCACGTCAACGACCCCGGCCGCACCGAGTGGGAGGGCTTCGACACCGCCACCCGGGCCGCCGCGGCGGGCGGCGTCACCACCATCCTCGACATGCCGCTGAACAGCCTCCCGCCGACCATCGACACCGGCGCGCTGGAGGTCAAGCGCACGACCGCCCGCGAGAAGGCGCACGTCGACGTCGGGTTCTGGGGCGGTGCGGTGCCCGGCAACCTCGCCGAGCTGCGCGGGCTGCACGAGGCCGGCGTGTTCGGCTTCAAGTGCTTCCTGCTGCACTCCGGCGTCGACGAGTTCCCGCCGCTGAGCCCGGCCGAGCTGGACGAGGCGCTGCGCGAGCTGGCCCGCCACGACGCGATGATGATCGTGCACGCCGAGGACTCCGAGGCCATCGAGCACGCACCCACCGCGCACGGCGAGGACTACGACGACTTCCTCAGCTCCCGCCCGCGCGGCGCGGAGAACGTGGCCATCGCGCAGGTCATCGAGCTCGCCCGGCGGATCGGCGGGCGGGTGCACGTCCTGCACCTGTCCTCCTCGGACGCGCTGCCGATGATCGCCTCCGCGCGGGCCGACGGCGTCCAGGTGACCGTCGAGACCTGCCCGCACTACCTGAGCTTCACCGCCGAGGAGATCCCCGACGGCGCCACCCAGTTCAAGTGCTGCCCGCCGATCCGCGAAGCGCGCAACCGGGAACTGCTCTGGCAGGGCCTGGCCGACGGGACCATCGACTGCGTGGTCAGCGACCACTCGCCCTGCACCCCGGAGCTCAAGCGGCTCGACATCGGCGACTTCGGCGTGGCCTGGGGTGGCGTGTCCAGCCTCCAGCTGGGCCTGTCCGCGGTGTGGACGCAGGCGCGGGTGCGCGGCCACGGGCTCGCCGACGTGGTGCGGTGGATGTCCCGCAGGCCCGCCGAGGTCGCCGGCGTGCGCGGCAAGGGCTCCATCGCGGTCGGCCAGGACGCGGACTTCTGCGTGTTCGCCCCCGACGAGGCCTTCGTGGTGGACGTGGAGCGGCTGCACCACCGCAACCCGGTCTCGCCGTACCACGGCCGTCCGCTGGCCGGGGTGGTGCGCCAGACCTGGCTGCGCGGCACGCAGATCGTCGGCCCCGACGCGGTGACCACCCCGCAGGGCCGGCTCCTCACCCGCTGACGTGGGGGTCGTGAGTGCGGAGACCGGCTCCCACCGGCCTGCGCACTCACGACCCGGCTCACTTCCCCCGCGCGCGCACGCCGGGGTTGAGGGAGCGGACCAGCTCCACGGCCGCCACCAGGGACAGCCCGGGCATCCGCTTGCGCACCTCGCGGACCGCCGCGACCTCGCGCTCCACGGGGTCGATCCCCGCCTCCGCCAGCACCTCGCGGGTCCACCGCACCTGCGGCGCCTCCGACCCCGTGACCGAGTCGAGGACCGCCAGCGCGCGCTCCAGCCCCGGCCGTTCCGCCTCCGGGGCGTCCTGCAGCGCGCGCCGCACCGCCTCCCGTCCGTCGTCCAGGTCGTTGAGCACCACGAAGTGCGTCTCGCGCTTGCCGAACACCCCAGTACCTCCTGTCATCGAGCGGTGCGGACGACCATCTTCGCGCACGACCCGCGCAACCTCGGTGACCAGCGCTGACGTACGCTGAGCAACTGTGCTCGTCATCGCGCTGGACACCTCGACCCCCGCGGTCACCGCTGGGCTCGTCGCGCTGGACGACGGTGGTCCCCGATCGCTCGCCGAACGCGTCACGGTCAACCCGCGCGCGCACGGTGAGCTGCTGATGCCACAGCTGCTCGACGCCGTGGCCGAAGCCGGCCACGAGCTGGCCGACGCCGACGCGATCGTCGTCGGCTCCGGCCCCGGCCCGTTCACCGGCCTGCGCGTCGGCATGGTCACCGCCGCGGCGCTCGGCCAGGCGTGCGGCCGTCCGGTGCACCCGGTGTGCAGCCTCGACGCGATCGCCGCGCAGGCCGACGCCGACGGCCGGCTGCTGGTCGCCACCGACGCGCGCCG
This region of Saccharopolyspora hordei genomic DNA includes:
- a CDS encoding glycerate kinase, giving the protein MALPGPVLIAPDKFKGSLTAPEVADAVAAGLRRARPEVEVRSAPVADGGDGTVQAAVASGFVPVPVRVAGPVGEPVDTEIAVYDDTAVVELASASGLALLNPDELAPLAASSEGTGEAVLAALDAGARTVVLGVGGSACTDGGAGMLTVLGARVLDAAGNPLPPGGGPLVRVSSVDLSGLDPRVAEAEFVLASDVDNPLLGERGAAHVYGPQKGADPEQVRLLDEALANWARAVLAAGGRDVADQSGAGAAGGVGYGALAVLGARMRPGVDVVLELIGFDRQLDGAGLVVIGEGSLDEQTLHGKGPAGVAARARAAGVPVVAVAGRSELSPERLREAGIEAVYTLTEVEPDPQRCIRDAATLLPALGERIAENHL
- the allB gene encoding allantoinase AllB, which translates into the protein MSEAATGAYDVVFRARRLIGPNGETSGSVGVRDGRIAAVEPFDAQLDAARTVELAADEVLLPGLVDTHVHVNDPGRTEWEGFDTATRAAAAGGVTTILDMPLNSLPPTIDTGALEVKRTTAREKAHVDVGFWGGAVPGNLAELRGLHEAGVFGFKCFLLHSGVDEFPPLSPAELDEALRELARHDAMMIVHAEDSEAIEHAPTAHGEDYDDFLSSRPRGAENVAIAQVIELARRIGGRVHVLHLSSSDALPMIASARADGVQVTVETCPHYLSFTAEEIPDGATQFKCCPPIREARNRELLWQGLADGTIDCVVSDHSPCTPELKRLDIGDFGVAWGGVSSLQLGLSAVWTQARVRGHGLADVVRWMSRRPAEVAGVRGKGSIAVGQDADFCVFAPDEAFVVDVERLHHRNPVSPYHGRPLAGVVRQTWLRGTQIVGPDAVTTPQGRLLTR
- the tsaB gene encoding tRNA (adenosine(37)-N6)-threonylcarbamoyltransferase complex dimerization subunit type 1 TsaB, translating into MLVIALDTSTPAVTAGLVALDDGGPRSLAERVTVNPRAHGELLMPQLLDAVAEAGHELADADAIVVGSGPGPFTGLRVGMVTAAALGQACGRPVHPVCSLDAIAAQADADGRLLVATDARRKEVYWAAYSGRTRVDGPHVQRPADVPTEGCTAVAGELADAFDLPVVEPRYPTPVGLVAAAADALGAEPAPLVPLYLRRPDAELPSKRKSVLTRGAR